A DNA window from Hordeum vulgare subsp. vulgare chromosome 1H, MorexV3_pseudomolecules_assembly, whole genome shotgun sequence contains the following coding sequences:
- the LOC123412425 gene encoding senescence-specific cysteine protease SAG39-like encodes MAITRASLVAILGCLCFCSSALGARELNDDLSMVARHEGWMAQYGRVYRDSVEKAQRFEIFKANARFIESFNAGNHKFWLSINQFADLSNDEFKTTKTNKGFIANKVKVPTEFRYENMSLDALPTTVDWRTKGAVTPIKDQGQCGCCWAFSAVAATEGIVKLSTGNLVSLSEQELVDCDVHGEDQGCEGGLMDDAFKFIIKNGGLTKESSYPYAGADDKCKSGSNSVATIKSYEDVPTNDEGALMKAVASQPVSVAVDGGDMTFQFYSGGVMTGSCGTDLDHGIAAIGYGATSDGTKYWLMKNSWGTTWGENGYLRMEKDITDKKGMCGLAMEPSYPTA; translated from the exons ATGGCCATCACGAGGGCTTCGCTCGTTGCCATCCTTGGCTGCCTCTGCTTCTGCAGTTCTGCCCTCGGAGCTCGCGAGCTGAACGATGACTTGTCAATGGTGGCGAGGCATGAAGGTTGGATGGCACAGTACGGTCGTGTGTACAGGGACTCTGTTGAGAAGGCGCAGAGATTTGAGATATTCAAGGCTAATGCCAGGTTCATCGAGTCGTTCAACGCCGGGAACCACAAGTTCTGGCTCAGCATCAACCAGTTCGCCGATCTCAGCAATGATGAGTTCAAGACAACCAAGACTAACAAGGGGTTCATTGCCAACAAGGTGAAGGTTCCAACAGAATTCAGGTATGAGAATATGAGCTTGGATGCACTCCCGACGACGGTAGACTGGAGGACGAAGGGTGCCGTCACTCCCATCAAGGATCAAGGCCAGTGTG GTTGTTGTTGGGCGTTTTCTGCTGTTGCTGCAACAGAGGGCATTGTCAAGCTAAGTACCGGGAATCTGGTCTCGCTCTCGGAGCAAGAATTGGTGGATTGTGATGTCCATGGCGAGGACCAAGGATGCGAGGGTGGGCTCATGGACGACGCATTCAAGTTTATTATCAAGAATGGAGGCCTCACCAAAGAGTCCAGTTACCCATATGCCGGTGCGGATGACAAGTGCAAGAGTGGATCCAACAGCGTTGCAACGATTAAGAGCTATGAGGATGTGCCTACCAATGATGAGGGTGCTCTCATGAAGGCAGTGGCAAGCCAACCTGTGTCAGTTGCCGTGGATGGAGGCGATATGACATTTCAATTCTACTCTGGTGGCGTGATGACCGGCTCTTGTGGCACCGATTTGGATCATGGGATTGCAGCCATCGGTTATGGAGCGACCAGTGATGGTACAAAGTATTGGTTGATGAAGAATTCCTGGGGCACAACTTGGGGCgagaatggatatttaagaatggAAAAAGACATCACCGACAAGAAGGGCATGTGTGGTCTTGCCATGGAGCCTTCGTATCCCACGGCGTAG